One Antarctobacter heliothermus DNA segment encodes these proteins:
- the tsaE gene encoding tRNA (adenosine(37)-N6)-threonylcarbamoyltransferase complex ATPase subunit type 1 TsaE encodes MTSRHITLTLSSPEATCHFARRIGALLQSGDVLLLSGQIGAGKTHFARCLIQSLLVVPEDVPSPTFTLVQTYDTTAGELWHADLYRLTGPDESVELGLTEAFESAICLVEWPDRLQDLAPRDALNLTFAAAPEDDSRLATLDWQTPRWDALRAEQIA; translated from the coding sequence ATGACGTCCCGCCACATCACACTGACCCTTTCCTCGCCAGAGGCGACCTGCCATTTTGCCCGGCGCATCGGCGCACTGCTGCAATCTGGTGACGTGTTGCTGCTGTCCGGTCAGATCGGGGCCGGCAAGACCCATTTTGCCCGCTGCTTGATCCAGTCGCTGCTTGTGGTCCCCGAGGATGTGCCATCCCCGACCTTTACGCTGGTCCAGACCTATGACACGACCGCCGGTGAACTTTGGCACGCGGATCTGTACCGCCTGACCGGCCCGGACGAGAGCGTGGAACTGGGGCTGACAGAGGCGTTCGAGAGCGCCATTTGCCTCGTCGAATGGCCCGACCGCCTGCAAGATCTTGCGCCCCGCGACGCCCTGAATCTGACCTTTGCCGCCGCGCCAGAGGATGACAGCCGCCTTGCCACGCTGGACTGGCAAACCCCGCGATGGGATGCATTGCGTGCGGAGCAGATCGCATGA
- a CDS encoding aminoglycoside phosphotransferase family protein, whose translation MNGFLTACGWGDARQEPLAGDASARRYTRLHLKGKTAILMQDPEGDVRLFARLAQHLTGLDLSAPRILTKDSANGLLLIEDLGDGLLARLAQTPQDEHDLYLLATDALIALHNVPPPPHLPLATPDRMAQMVDLAFLHYTHAPNALPQAVAAFVPLLQAHAQPCDVMVLRDYHAENILYLPDRQGAARAGLLDFQDAMQGHRAYDLVSLIEDARRDVSAHTAKACIAHYLTATGLPTDAFHASLAVLGAQRNLRILGVFARLASSRGKPHYIDLIPRVWGHLQTDLAHPVLAPVKLILDSALPAPDAAHLERLKATCPTP comes from the coding sequence ATGAACGGATTTCTGACAGCCTGCGGTTGGGGCGATGCCCGCCAAGAACCGCTGGCCGGGGACGCCTCGGCCCGGCGGTACACGCGCCTGCATCTGAAAGGGAAAACTGCGATCCTGATGCAGGACCCCGAGGGCGATGTCCGCCTTTTTGCCCGTCTGGCACAGCATCTGACAGGACTAGACCTCAGCGCGCCCCGCATCCTTACCAAGGATAGCGCAAACGGTCTGCTTTTGATTGAGGATCTCGGCGACGGGCTGCTGGCGCGCCTGGCGCAAACACCGCAGGACGAACATGATCTCTACCTGCTGGCCACTGACGCGCTCATCGCGCTGCACAACGTCCCGCCGCCGCCGCATCTGCCGCTGGCCACGCCGGACCGGATGGCCCAAATGGTGGACCTTGCGTTCTTGCACTACACTCATGCGCCCAATGCGCTGCCGCAGGCGGTCGCGGCCTTTGTCCCGCTGTTGCAGGCTCATGCCCAACCCTGCGACGTCATGGTGCTGCGGGACTATCACGCCGAGAACATCCTGTATCTGCCCGACCGACAGGGGGCCGCCCGCGCCGGACTGCTGGATTTTCAGGACGCGATGCAGGGACACCGGGCCTATGACCTTGTCTCTCTGATCGAGGATGCCCGTCGCGATGTCTCTGCACACACGGCCAAGGCCTGTATCGCGCATTACCTGACCGCCACCGGCCTGCCCACAGACGCCTTTCACGCTTCGCTTGCCGTGCTGGGCGCCCAACGCAACCTGCGTATTCTGGGGGTCTTTGCCCGCCTTGCCTCCAGCCGGGGGAAACCGCATTACATCGACCTGATCCCGCGCGTCTGGGGCCACCTGCAAACCGATCTTGCCCACCCGGTTCTGGCACCTGTCAAACTGATCCTCGACTCCGCCCTGCCCGCGCCCGACGCTGCGCATCTTGAAAGATTGAAAGCCACATGCCCGACGCCGTGA
- a CDS encoding nucleotidyltransferase family protein → MPDAVMLFAAGFGTRMGALTANTPKPLIKVAGKPLLDHALALTDGIPTRVVNAHYLSDQIEAHLAGRDVHVSTEQPEILDTGGGLRFALSTLGTHPVYTLNADAIWNGPNPLHLLRDAWDPTRMDALLLCVPLARAVGRKTGGDFALQPDGQLTRKGDLVYTGAQIIKTDRLADIAKPAFSLNTVWNAQAGAGRLYGLTYPGHWCDVGHPEGIALAEEMLRV, encoded by the coding sequence ATGCCCGACGCCGTGATGCTCTTTGCCGCCGGGTTCGGCACCCGCATGGGTGCGTTGACCGCCAACACGCCGAAACCGCTGATCAAGGTGGCGGGCAAGCCGTTACTGGATCACGCACTGGCCCTGACTGACGGCATTCCGACGCGTGTCGTCAACGCGCACTACCTCTCGGACCAGATCGAAGCGCATCTGGCGGGCCGCGACGTGCATGTGTCGACAGAACAGCCAGAGATTCTGGACACAGGCGGCGGTTTGCGCTTTGCCCTGTCAACGCTGGGAACACACCCTGTGTACACTCTGAACGCTGACGCTATCTGGAATGGCCCCAACCCGTTGCACCTGCTGCGCGATGCATGGGACCCGACTCGAATGGACGCGCTGTTGCTTTGTGTGCCGCTGGCCCGTGCGGTCGGACGCAAGACGGGTGGCGACTTTGCCCTGCAACCGGACGGGCAACTGACGCGCAAGGGTGATCTTGTCTATACCGGCGCGCAGATCATCAAGACGGACAGGCTGGCCGACATCGCCAAACCCGCCTTTTCGCTCAATACTGTCTGGAATGCACAGGCCGGGGCGGGCCGCCTGTACGGGCTGACCTATCCCGGTCATTGGTGCGACGTTGGCCATCCCGAAGGCATCGCACTGGCCGAGGAGATGTTGCGTGTTTGA
- the addB gene encoding double-strand break repair protein AddB, giving the protein MFETSGPRLFALPCGADFATELVTGLRARMQDSPPEAMAQAEIYVNSDRMARRLRAVFDAGPACLLPRIRLVTDLADPFTRAELPTPVPSLRRRLELTGLVSGLLDQAPDLAPRAALFDLADSLATLMEEMQGENVPPEAIENLDVSDQSGHWQRALTFLKIIQRYFEADSAPDAQSYSRLALTLRLKQWEETPPQHPIIVAGSTGSRGTTAAFMTAVARLPQGAVVLPGFDADTPTDVWARLDNALTGEDHPQFRFARLMQALDLTPGDIRNWTDTPPPSPARNRVVSLALRPAPVTHQWLSEGPSLPLLPDAMQDVTLLEATSQRDEALAIALRLRQAVADGQRAAVISPDRMLTRRVTSALDRWNILPDDSGGTPAQLTPPGRLLRHVAELFVKPLTAEMLLTLLKHPLTHSGADRGQHLLNTRDLELFIRRNGMPYPQPETLAAWGETRARGDWASWTGQRFCGHDHAGKRPLPDWVTSLLALTEAVCAGPGIDGSGGLWKEAAGRKLHGVMQTLSREAEFGADMSARDFADLLGALLSREEVRDRDAPHPNILIWGTLEARVMDADLVILASLNEGSWPELPGADPWLNRQMRAKAGLLLPERRIGLSAHDFQQAAAAPEVWLTRSMKSDEAETVPSRWLNRLMNLMRGLPDRDGPAAIEQMRARGAHWLDLARASETPISAPPVLRPSPAPPTEARPKQLSVTEIKRLVRDPFAIYAKRVLRLKPLDPLMQAPDALMRGILTHKVLEDFVKATQIEPLDLTPGRLLALAEQIIGDPDEVPFPTTRSLWQARMARIAPWFVETEVDRQAHATPSQYEIRGKATIPALGFTLTATADRIDIDGRGGAHIYDYKTGAAPSAKEQRSFDKQLLLEAAMLDDGGFAPLEPPHVERAVFISLQPSNPKEVLAPLEDAPPEQVWAEFVTLITAYHDPNTGFTARRALQKDNDAGDYDHLARFGEWDVTDTPVKELLT; this is encoded by the coding sequence GTGTTTGAAACCTCTGGCCCCCGTCTCTTTGCGCTGCCTTGCGGTGCGGATTTTGCGACCGAACTGGTCACGGGGCTGCGCGCCCGCATGCAGGACTCCCCACCAGAGGCGATGGCGCAGGCTGAGATCTACGTCAACTCGGACCGCATGGCGCGGCGGCTGCGCGCGGTCTTTGATGCCGGTCCCGCCTGCCTGCTGCCCCGCATCCGGCTTGTCACCGATCTGGCGGATCCGTTCACCCGCGCTGAACTGCCCACGCCCGTTCCATCCCTGCGCCGCCGGTTAGAGCTGACCGGGCTGGTGTCCGGACTGCTGGATCAAGCGCCCGACCTTGCCCCGCGCGCCGCGCTGTTTGATCTGGCCGACAGTCTTGCCACCCTGATGGAAGAGATGCAGGGCGAAAACGTGCCGCCGGAAGCCATCGAAAACCTTGATGTGTCGGACCAATCGGGCCATTGGCAACGCGCACTGACCTTTCTGAAGATCATTCAGCGGTATTTTGAGGCTGACAGCGCGCCCGATGCGCAAAGCTATTCCCGCCTTGCGCTGACCCTGCGCCTGAAACAATGGGAAGAGACCCCACCACAACACCCGATAATCGTCGCCGGCTCTACCGGATCGCGCGGCACCACTGCCGCGTTCATGACCGCGGTTGCACGCCTGCCGCAAGGCGCGGTGGTCCTGCCGGGGTTCGATGCCGATACGCCGACAGATGTCTGGGCGCGGCTGGACAATGCCCTAACGGGCGAGGACCACCCGCAGTTTCGTTTTGCCCGGCTGATGCAGGCGCTGGATCTGACGCCGGGCGATATTCGCAACTGGACCGACACGCCGCCGCCCAGCCCCGCGCGCAACCGCGTGGTGTCGCTGGCCCTGCGGCCCGCGCCGGTCACCCATCAATGGCTGTCCGAGGGGCCGTCCCTGCCCCTGCTGCCGGACGCGATGCAGGACGTCACCTTGCTGGAGGCGACCAGCCAACGGGATGAGGCGTTGGCCATCGCGCTGCGCCTACGGCAGGCGGTTGCGGACGGACAACGCGCCGCCGTTATTTCACCCGACAGGATGTTGACCCGTCGCGTGACCTCGGCTTTGGACCGTTGGAACATCCTGCCGGACGACAGCGGCGGCACGCCCGCGCAACTGACCCCGCCGGGGCGGTTGCTGCGCCATGTGGCGGAACTGTTCGTCAAACCGCTGACCGCCGAAATGCTGCTGACCCTGCTCAAGCATCCGTTGACCCACAGCGGTGCGGATCGCGGGCAACACCTGCTCAACACCCGCGATCTGGAACTGTTCATCCGCCGCAACGGCATGCCCTATCCGCAGCCCGAAACCCTTGCCGCCTGGGGAGAAACGCGCGCGCGCGGCGATTGGGCGTCATGGACCGGGCAACGATTTTGCGGCCACGATCACGCAGGCAAGCGCCCCCTGCCCGATTGGGTCACGTCGCTGCTGGCCCTGACAGAGGCGGTCTGCGCCGGTCCGGGGATCGATGGGTCCGGCGGGCTGTGGAAAGAGGCAGCAGGCCGCAAGCTGCACGGCGTCATGCAGACCCTCAGCCGCGAAGCAGAGTTTGGCGCAGACATGAGCGCCCGCGATTTTGCCGACCTGCTGGGCGCACTGCTGTCCCGCGAAGAGGTCCGCGACCGCGACGCTCCACACCCGAATATCCTGATCTGGGGCACGCTGGAGGCCCGCGTGATGGACGCCGATCTGGTGATCCTTGCCAGCCTCAATGAGGGCAGCTGGCCCGAACTGCCCGGTGCTGATCCGTGGCTAAATCGTCAGATGCGCGCCAAGGCTGGACTTTTGTTGCCCGAACGGCGCATTGGCCTGTCGGCGCATGACTTTCAGCAAGCCGCCGCCGCGCCAGAGGTCTGGCTGACGCGCTCGATGAAATCCGATGAGGCCGAAACAGTGCCCTCGCGCTGGCTGAACCGGCTGATGAACCTGATGCGGGGCCTACCGGATCGCGACGGACCCGCCGCCATCGAGCAGATGCGCGCACGCGGCGCGCATTGGCTGGATTTGGCCCGCGCCTCGGAAACGCCGATCAGCGCGCCACCCGTGTTGCGCCCCTCTCCCGCCCCGCCCACCGAGGCGCGGCCCAAACAGCTGTCGGTCACCGAAATCAAACGCCTCGTCCGTGACCCTTTTGCGATCTATGCAAAGCGGGTTCTGCGGCTGAAACCACTGGATCCGCTGATGCAGGCCCCCGACGCACTGATGCGCGGCATCCTCACCCACAAAGTGCTGGAGGACTTCGTCAAAGCCACACAGATAGAGCCGTTGGACCTGACCCCCGGCAGGCTGCTGGCCTTGGCAGAACAGATCATCGGCGATCCCGATGAGGTCCCCTTTCCCACAACCCGCTCGCTATGGCAGGCCCGCATGGCCCGCATCGCGCCGTGGTTCGTGGAAACCGAGGTAGACCGCCAAGCACACGCCACCCCCAGCCAGTACGAGATCAGGGGAAAGGCCACGATCCCCGCATTGGGATTCACACTGACCGCCACCGCCGACCGGATCGACATAGACGGGCGCGGCGGCGCGCATATCTATGACTACAAGACAGGTGCGGCGCCGTCGGCCAAGGAACAGCGCAGTTTCGACAAACAATTGTTGCTGGAGGCGGCCATGCTGGATGACGGCGGCTTCGCCCCGCTGGAGCCGCCGCATGTGGAGCGCGCGGTGTTCATCTCGCTGCAACCCAGCAACCCCAAGGAAGTGCTTGCCCCGCTGGAGGATGCGCCGCCCGAACAAGTCTGGGCAGAGTTTGTCACGCTGATCACCGCCTATCATGACCCAAACACCGGGTTTACCGCCCGACGCGCCCTGCAAAAAGACAACGATGCAGGCGATTATGACCACCTTGCGCGGTTCGGCGAGTGGGACGTGACCGACACGCCGGTCAAGGAGCTCCTGACATGA
- the addA gene encoding double-strand break repair helicase AddA: protein MMRDEATQRQVDAAAPWHSTWLAANAGSGKTRVLTDRVARLLLDGVDPSHILCLTYTKAAATEMQNRLFKRLGAWAMLDEGGLREDLERLGVETDLSGDYLREARTLFARAIETPGGLRIQTIHSFCASLLRRFPLEARVTPQFQEMEDRAAELMRAEVLDRLAEGPQAHLLQDIAPHISGDDVEKLTAQLCRRRDAFDPPMSAAQIRLAYGLGEDDSEETLLGSVFLGSELALFEALTPYLRDGGKTDGTLADQLAMIEAPDAAGLDVLQTALLTQTGTIRKTLGTKKPRANAPDLFEALDQLASRVEEARTTQMSLAAAARDAALHAFAGEFLRDYEAEKMRRGWLDFDDLITRARDLLSDPSVAEWVLYRLDGGIDHILVDEAQDTSPVQWQVIERLAQEFTAGEGARADVRRTIFVVGDKKQSIYSFQGADPSEFDRMRDDFADRLHRTDAPLVSMGLEYSFRSAEPILRVVDNTFDGAQASGFVPDQLHRAFKDAMPGRVDLWPLVDKVGDEEDGAWHEPVDRPSATHHTVILAQRIARFIRQTIDAKTPLAEEIGHSGTYRARPVHAGDVLILVQKRGRLFKEIIRACKQERLPIAGADVLKVMAELAVRDIIALLSFLSTPEDDLSLATVLRSPLFGLSEQALFDLAARRERKYLWEELRGRCEAFPEVLRVLDDLRGQTDFLRPYDLIDRILTRHNGRRMLIGRLGPEAEDGINALLQQALAYEQSAVPSLTGFLEWAQSDNLRIKRAPDSAGETLRVMTVHGSKGLEAPIVILPDCAEPDNRLRDDLFTDEHGPLWKGSADAQPPRQQAVIDAAKEKAAQEKDRLLYVAMTRAEKWLIVGAAGDLGKSGDAWYDKVSRGMERSGPERQIFDFGDLGAGEGWRLGLADWSHLPFEDVTRPAPPDIEMPAHLLVPAPTPADLIKARSPSDLGGAKALPGAAGDTEEIAKARGTALHLLLENLAPLPADLRADAAEALGQQIDDDPDLAIVASQKAQILDEALSVLSAPHLAHVFAPDALPEVPVTADLPGLGRIHGVIDRLIVTPQTVTAVDFKSNRTVPDDPARVPDGLLRQMGAYAAALAQIYPDRQIETALIWTATTHYMPLSHEAVTQALAQTSTP from the coding sequence ATGATGCGCGATGAGGCAACCCAGCGGCAGGTCGATGCTGCAGCGCCATGGCATTCTACATGGTTGGCGGCCAACGCCGGATCGGGCAAGACCCGCGTGCTGACCGACCGGGTGGCGCGGCTGTTGCTGGACGGGGTCGATCCCTCACATATCCTGTGCCTGACCTACACCAAGGCCGCCGCGACAGAGATGCAAAACCGCCTGTTCAAGCGGCTGGGTGCGTGGGCGATGCTGGATGAGGGCGGGCTGCGTGAGGATCTGGAGCGGCTGGGAGTTGAGACGGACCTGTCCGGCGACTACCTGCGTGAGGCGCGCACACTGTTCGCGCGCGCCATCGAAACGCCAGGCGGGTTGCGCATCCAGACGATCCATTCGTTCTGCGCCTCCTTGTTGCGGCGTTTCCCGCTGGAGGCCCGCGTCACCCCGCAATTTCAGGAAATGGAGGACCGCGCCGCAGAGCTGATGCGCGCCGAGGTGCTGGACCGTCTGGCCGAAGGACCGCAGGCCCATTTGTTGCAGGACATCGCGCCCCATATCTCTGGCGATGACGTGGAGAAGCTGACCGCCCAACTGTGCCGCCGCCGCGATGCCTTTGACCCGCCGATGAGCGCGGCGCAGATCAGGCTGGCCTATGGGCTGGGAGAGGATGACAGCGAAGAGACTCTGCTGGGCTCTGTCTTTCTCGGGTCCGAACTGGCGCTGTTTGAGGCGCTGACGCCCTACCTGCGCGACGGCGGCAAGACCGATGGCACGCTGGCCGACCAACTGGCGATGATCGAGGCCCCGGATGCCGCCGGGCTGGACGTGTTGCAAACCGCGCTGCTGACGCAGACCGGCACAATTCGCAAGACGCTGGGCACCAAGAAACCGCGCGCCAACGCCCCCGACCTGTTTGAGGCGCTTGACCAGTTGGCGTCCCGCGTCGAAGAGGCCCGCACCACGCAGATGTCGCTGGCCGCCGCTGCGCGGGACGCGGCGCTTCATGCCTTTGCCGGGGAATTCTTGCGCGATTATGAAGCCGAAAAGATGCGGCGCGGCTGGCTGGATTTCGACGACCTGATCACCCGCGCCCGTGACCTGCTCAGCGATCCCAGTGTGGCGGAATGGGTTCTTTACCGGCTGGATGGCGGCATCGACCATATTCTGGTGGATGAGGCGCAGGACACCTCGCCGGTGCAATGGCAGGTCATCGAGCGGCTGGCACAAGAGTTTACTGCCGGTGAAGGCGCGCGCGCCGATGTGCGGCGCACCATCTTTGTGGTCGGAGACAAGAAACAGTCGATCTATTCTTTTCAGGGGGCGGATCCCTCTGAATTTGACCGGATGCGCGATGATTTTGCCGATAGACTGCACCGGACCGACGCGCCGCTGGTCTCGATGGGGCTGGAATACAGTTTTCGCTCTGCCGAGCCGATCCTTCGGGTGGTCGACAACACATTTGACGGCGCGCAGGCGTCGGGCTTTGTCCCGGACCAATTGCACCGCGCTTTCAAGGATGCCATGCCGGGGCGGGTCGATCTGTGGCCGCTGGTCGACAAGGTCGGAGATGAAGAGGACGGCGCGTGGCACGAACCCGTCGACCGGCCCAGCGCCACGCATCACACAGTCATTCTGGCCCAGCGTATCGCCCGGTTCATCCGCCAAACCATCGACGCCAAGACGCCCTTGGCGGAGGAAATCGGCCATTCCGGCACTTACCGCGCGCGGCCCGTTCATGCGGGCGATGTGCTGATCCTCGTGCAAAAGCGGGGCCGTCTATTCAAGGAAATCATCCGCGCCTGCAAACAGGAACGCCTGCCGATTGCCGGGGCGGACGTGCTCAAGGTTATGGCGGAACTGGCGGTGCGCGACATCATCGCTCTGCTCAGCTTCCTGTCCACGCCAGAAGACGACCTGTCGCTGGCCACCGTCCTGCGCTCACCCCTGTTCGGGCTCAGCGAACAGGCATTGTTCGACCTCGCCGCGCGGCGGGAACGCAAATACCTGTGGGAGGAATTGCGCGGACGGTGCGAGGCCTTCCCCGAGGTGCTGCGCGTTTTGGACGACCTGCGCGGGCAAACCGACTTTCTGCGCCCCTACGACCTGATCGACCGCATCCTGACCCGCCACAACGGCCGCCGCATGCTGATCGGGCGGCTGGGACCAGAGGCAGAGGACGGCATCAACGCACTGCTGCAACAGGCGCTGGCCTATGAGCAAAGCGCCGTGCCCTCGCTGACCGGGTTTCTCGAATGGGCGCAGTCGGACAATCTGCGGATCAAACGCGCGCCCGACAGCGCCGGTGAGACGCTGCGCGTCATGACGGTGCACGGCTCAAAGGGGCTGGAGGCACCCATCGTGATCCTGCCGGACTGCGCCGAACCAGATAACCGGCTGCGCGACGACCTGTTCACCGATGAGCACGGCCCTTTGTGGAAAGGCAGCGCCGACGCCCAACCGCCACGCCAGCAGGCGGTGATTGACGCGGCCAAGGAAAAAGCCGCGCAGGAAAAGGACCGGCTGCTGTATGTGGCCATGACGCGGGCCGAGAAATGGCTGATTGTCGGGGCCGCGGGCGATCTGGGGAAATCCGGCGACGCCTGGTACGATAAAGTGTCGCGCGGGATGGAGCGTTCCGGCCCGGAACGTCAGATTTTTGACTTTGGGGATCTGGGCGCGGGAGAAGGTTGGCGGCTCGGCCTTGCGGATTGGTCCCACCTGCCGTTTGAGGACGTGACCCGCCCCGCGCCACCGGACATAGAGATGCCCGCGCATCTGCTGGTCCCGGCGCCAACCCCGGCGGACCTGATCAAGGCGCGCTCTCCCTCTGATCTTGGCGGTGCCAAGGCGCTGCCGGGGGCGGCGGGCGACACAGAAGAGATCGCCAAGGCGCGCGGCACCGCGCTGCATCTGTTGCTGGAAAATCTGGCACCTCTTCCAGCCGACTTGCGCGCGGACGCCGCCGAGGCCTTGGGACAGCAGATCGACGACGATCCGGACCTTGCCATTGTCGCCAGCCAAAAAGCACAGATCCTCGATGAGGCACTGTCCGTTTTATCCGCCCCGCATCTGGCACATGTCTTTGCCCCGGACGCGCTGCCCGAGGTACCTGTCACCGCTGATCTGCCCGGCCTTGGACGCATTCACGGCGTCATTGACCGGTTGATCGTTACACCGCAGACCGTGACTGCCGTAGACTTCAAATCCAACCGCACCGTGCCAGATGATCCCGCCCGCGTGCCCGACGGATTGCTGCGTCAGATGGGGGCCTATGCCGCCGCACTGGCGCAGATCTATCCTGATCGCCAAATCGAAACCGCTTTGATATGGACCGCAACAACGCACTACATGCCGCTGTCACACGAAGCTGTGACACAAGCTCTCGCGCAGACAAGCACACCTTGA
- the trxA gene encoding thioredoxin: MATVAVTDATFDAEVKNSDIPVVVDFWAEWCGPCKQIGPALEELSKEMEGKVKIAKVDVDSNPDTAAAMGVRGIPALFVFKDGQAVSNLAGARPKAALQSWIEESI; the protein is encoded by the coding sequence ATGGCCACCGTCGCCGTCACCGATGCCACCTTCGACGCCGAAGTAAAGAATTCCGACATTCCCGTTGTCGTCGACTTCTGGGCCGAATGGTGCGGCCCCTGCAAACAGATCGGCCCCGCACTTGAAGAGCTTTCCAAGGAAATGGAAGGCAAAGTCAAGATCGCCAAGGTCGATGTGGACAGCAACCCCGACACCGCTGCCGCCATGGGCGTGCGCGGTATCCCTGCGCTGTTCGTCTTCAAGGACGGTCAGGCCGTGTCCAACCTTGCCGGCGCCCGCCCCAAGGCCGCGCTGCAAAGCTGGATCGAAGAATCGATTTGA
- the hslV gene encoding ATP-dependent protease subunit HslV, giving the protein MSDNSFPGWHGTTIIGVRKGGQVVIAGDGQVSLGQTVIKGTARKVRRLSPGGHDVLCGFAGSTADAFTLLERLEKKLEAAPGQLQRASVELAKDWRTDKYLQKLEAMLIVTDGQELYVITGAGDVLEPEHDVAAIGSGGNFALAAARALMDSDKSAEEVARTAMAIAADICVYTNGNLTVETLG; this is encoded by the coding sequence ATGAGCGACAACAGCTTTCCCGGATGGCACGGCACCACAATCATCGGCGTCCGCAAGGGCGGTCAGGTGGTGATTGCGGGCGATGGTCAGGTCAGCCTTGGCCAAACTGTGATCAAAGGTACGGCGCGCAAGGTGCGCCGCCTGTCGCCGGGTGGTCATGACGTGCTCTGCGGCTTTGCCGGTTCGACCGCCGATGCCTTTACCCTGCTTGAACGGCTTGAAAAAAAGCTGGAGGCCGCGCCGGGGCAGTTGCAACGCGCCAGCGTCGAACTGGCCAAGGACTGGCGCACCGACAAGTACCTGCAAAAACTTGAGGCGATGCTAATCGTCACGGACGGGCAGGAACTGTATGTCATCACCGGCGCGGGCGACGTGCTGGAACCCGAACATGACGTGGCGGCCATCGGCTCGGGCGGGAACTTTGCGCTCGCCGCCGCGCGGGCGCTGATGGACAGCGACAAGTCAGCCGAAGAGGTGGCGCGCACCGCCATGGCCATCGCTGCTGACATCTGCGTCTATACCAACGGCAACCTGACCGTCGAAACGCTGGGCTGA
- the hslU gene encoding ATP-dependent protease ATPase subunit HslU yields the protein MTDLTPREIVSELDRFIIGQKEAKRAVAVALRNRWRRKQLSDDLRDEVYPKNILMIGPTGVGKTEISRRLAKLARAPFIKVEATKFTEVGYVGRDVEQIIRDLVDAAIAQTREQMREDVKARAHQAAEDRVIEAIAGKDAREGTRDMFRRKLKSGELDDTEIELDVAETASPFPTMEIPGQPGSNMGMMNLGDIFGKAFGGRTTRKRLSVAESYEILIQEEADKLLDDEQIKAAALESVEQNGIVFLDEIDKVAARQEARGGDVSREGVQRDLLPLIEGTTVSTKHGPVKTDHILFIASGAFHIAKPSDLLPELQGRLPIRVTLRALTEEDFVRILTETDNALTRQYTALMATEEVTVTFTDEGIAALAKIAAEVNSSIENIGARRLYTVMERVFEELSFTAPDQAGVEVTVDADFVEAHLGELTRSTDLSRYVL from the coding sequence ATGACTGACCTGACCCCCCGTGAAATCGTCTCGGAACTCGACCGGTTCATCATTGGCCAGAAAGAGGCCAAGCGCGCCGTTGCCGTGGCTTTGCGCAACCGCTGGCGGCGCAAGCAATTGTCGGACGACCTGCGCGATGAGGTGTATCCCAAGAACATCCTGATGATCGGACCCACCGGCGTCGGCAAGACCGAGATCAGCCGCCGTCTGGCGAAACTGGCGCGCGCGCCCTTTATCAAGGTCGAGGCGACCAAGTTCACAGAGGTTGGATATGTCGGGCGCGATGTGGAGCAAATCATCCGCGATCTGGTGGATGCCGCCATCGCGCAGACGCGCGAGCAGATGCGCGAAGACGTCAAGGCCCGCGCCCATCAGGCCGCCGAGGACCGCGTGATCGAGGCCATCGCCGGAAAGGACGCCCGCGAAGGTACCCGCGACATGTTCCGCCGCAAACTGAAAAGCGGCGAGCTGGACGACACCGAAATTGAGCTGGACGTCGCCGAGACAGCCTCTCCCTTCCCGACCATGGAGATCCCCGGCCAGCCGGGAAGCAACATGGGGATGATGAACCTTGGCGATATTTTCGGCAAAGCCTTTGGCGGGCGCACCACGCGCAAGCGTCTGTCGGTCGCGGAAAGCTATGAAATCCTGATTCAGGAAGAGGCCGACAAGCTGCTGGACGACGAGCAGATCAAGGCAGCGGCGCTGGAATCGGTCGAGCAGAACGGCATCGTCTTTCTGGATGAGATCGACAAGGTAGCGGCCCGGCAAGAAGCGCGCGGTGGGGACGTCAGCCGCGAGGGTGTGCAGCGCGACCTGCTGCCGCTGATCGAGGGCACGACCGTTTCGACCAAACATGGGCCGGTCAAGACGGATCATATCCTGTTCATCGCCTCGGGGGCGTTTCACATCGCCAAGCCGTCTGACCTGCTGCCGGAATTGCAGGGGCGTCTACCGATCCGGGTGACGTTGCGGGCGCTGACCGAAGAGGATTTCGTGCGCATCCTGACCGAGACGGACAACGCCCTGACCCGTCAGTATACGGCGTTGATGGCGACCGAAGAGGTCACTGTGACCTTCACCGATGAGGGCATCGCGGCGCTGGCAAAGATCGCCGCCGAGGTAAACAGCAGCATCGAAAATATCGGCGCGCGGCGGCTGTATACGGTGATGGAACGGGTGTTCGAGGAGCTGAGCTTTACCGCGCCGGATCAGGCTGGGGTCGAGGTGACGGTGGATGCCGATTTTGTCGAGGCGCATCTGGGTGAATTGACCCGCTCCACCGACCTCAGCCGCTACGTCCTGTAG